One Flagellimonas sp. CMM7 genomic region harbors:
- the hisC gene encoding histidinol-phosphate transaminase — translation MSNGIESIFKPYLEPKEVYKGGKNVPASNKKIYKLSSNENPLGASPKAISALKKAAENVDVYPDQTDIRLREALAKDFDGQLTVDQFICGNSGSEIIDMLLRAFINDGDEVIYSNPSFLPYSVFSRWYGAKPIDIPLLKPNYNLDVEGILNVITDKTKVIFLTSPNNPTGSYIPKAILDNFLNRIPKNIIIVFDEVYRHFADAKDYVTALPYVKSGNNVIAINSFSKTYGLAGQRIGYCYTTAKIANYIRQIHKPFLLPITSIEAAIGALNDELFVEKTVKTIHAGRKYLMYEFEKLGITYWPTQGNFFIIDPPIPEFDFTDRLMKEGVMVRPVTQFGAPGKVRITIGDQESNEALINALKK, via the coding sequence TACCTGCCTCCAATAAGAAAATATATAAACTCTCTTCAAACGAAAACCCGCTTGGAGCTTCGCCAAAAGCCATTTCGGCGTTAAAAAAAGCTGCTGAAAATGTGGATGTTTATCCGGATCAAACAGATATTCGTTTAAGAGAAGCCCTTGCAAAAGATTTTGATGGTCAATTGACCGTAGACCAATTTATTTGTGGCAATAGTGGTTCAGAGATTATTGATATGCTGCTCAGAGCATTTATTAATGATGGCGATGAAGTAATTTATTCAAACCCTTCTTTTTTACCCTACTCAGTGTTTTCAAGATGGTATGGAGCAAAACCAATTGACATTCCCTTATTAAAGCCAAATTACAATTTAGATGTAGAAGGGATTTTAAATGTAATCACGGATAAAACAAAAGTTATCTTTTTAACCAGTCCCAACAACCCAACTGGCAGCTATATCCCAAAGGCAATACTTGATAACTTTCTCAATCGAATTCCCAAAAACATCATCATAGTTTTTGACGAAGTGTATCGACATTTTGCAGATGCTAAAGACTATGTGACCGCATTGCCATATGTGAAATCTGGAAATAATGTAATTGCCATCAACAGTTTTTCAAAAACCTATGGATTGGCAGGGCAACGCATTGGGTATTGCTATACGACCGCAAAAATTGCAAATTACATCAGACAAATACACAAGCCGTTTTTATTGCCAATCACTTCTATTGAGGCTGCCATCGGCGCATTAAATGATGAGTTGTTTGTTGAAAAAACGGTAAAAACGATTCATGCCGGCAGGAAATACTTAATGTATGAGTTTGAAAAATTGGGAATTACGTATTGGCCTACACAGGGAAACTTTTTTATCATAGACCCGCCTATTCCCGAATTTGATTTTACAGACAGACTTATGAAAGAAGGTGTTATGGTGCGACCCGTTACACAATTTGGAGCTCCGGGAAAGGTTAGGATCACTATTGGAGACCAAGAATCGAATGAAGCACTGATAAATGCCTTGAAAAAATAA
- a CDS encoding DUF5916 domain-containing protein: MKQSTIFFTLLFFSVYLNAQDSTEVVPKKIYVTKPIENETPPLVDGLLNDEAWNLVEWAGEYVEFQPDENTSPSYQTKFKIVYDSKNLYIGVRCYDAEPDKIVKRLSRRDGFEGDWIEFNIDSYHDKRTAFSFTATVAGVKGDEFVSNNGNDWDGSWNPIWYTKTNVDEEGWTAELRIPLSQLKFGGEENQVWGLQSTRRFFRAEERSLWQRKPIDTPGWVSEFGELHGLKNIEPQKQLEIQPYTVASGETYEAEEGNPFRDGNENDITVGLDAKIGVTNDLTLDLTVNPDFGQVEADPSAIALDGFQIFFREQRPFFVENKNIFDFNVSESEAGNTFGFDNVFYSRRIGRSPQGSPDTEDNEFVDQPDNTPIIGAAKFSGKTKNGWALGVLESVTSKRYATISAENGNRRREMVEPLTNYFVGRAQKDFNDRNSYLGVIFTAANRDNLTEELNFLHKSAYTGGIDFKHQWNNRDWYVEGNVILSSVNGSEEAIKNTQESITHLFQRVGADHVALDSTRTSLTGSGGNVQIGKIGNGHWKFETGGTWRSPELELNDLGFQRQADDIRHYTWIGYQTLKPDSTFRRVGINYNHWSAWDFNGNHNSLRFNTNSWQNWKNNWFSNFGFNYAPIQYSNFALRGGPRLRQSQEISFWNSIRTDSRKKLRFNIFHRGQKAVDNSYKSYFVEAGVTYQPINAIRISAFPSVRINNDRLQFIDNFDDVNGSPRYLNGEINQRTLSMSFRLNYTINPNLTIQYWGQPFISRGRYSNFKHVTDASAKLFENRFTGYNVNQLSLVDDTYSVDEDLNGVEDFSFDDPDFSFVQFRSNLVIRWEYIPGSEIFLVWSQDVSQDGDPSAGLLSSLGDNIFGQKPQNIFLLKATYRFVL; encoded by the coding sequence GTGAAACAATCAACCATATTCTTCACGCTCCTATTTTTTTCTGTTTATCTAAATGCTCAAGACTCAACTGAAGTTGTCCCAAAAAAAATTTATGTAACAAAACCAATTGAAAACGAAACCCCTCCGCTTGTAGATGGTCTATTAAATGATGAAGCGTGGAATCTTGTGGAGTGGGCTGGAGAGTATGTGGAATTTCAGCCAGATGAGAATACCTCGCCTAGTTATCAAACCAAATTTAAAATTGTATATGATAGCAAGAACCTATATATAGGTGTACGTTGCTATGATGCTGAACCTGATAAAATTGTAAAACGGTTATCGCGGAGAGATGGTTTTGAAGGAGATTGGATAGAATTTAATATAGATAGTTATCATGATAAGCGAACTGCATTTTCTTTTACGGCTACCGTTGCTGGGGTTAAAGGGGATGAGTTTGTTTCCAATAACGGGAATGATTGGGATGGTAGTTGGAATCCAATATGGTATACCAAAACAAATGTAGATGAAGAAGGTTGGACAGCTGAACTAAGGATTCCTTTGAGTCAGTTAAAGTTTGGTGGCGAGGAAAATCAAGTTTGGGGGTTACAATCTACACGAAGATTCTTTAGAGCAGAAGAACGTTCACTTTGGCAGCGAAAGCCTATAGATACACCGGGATGGGTAAGTGAATTTGGGGAACTTCATGGACTCAAGAATATAGAGCCTCAAAAACAATTGGAGATTCAGCCTTATACAGTTGCCAGTGGTGAAACCTATGAGGCGGAAGAAGGAAACCCTTTTAGGGATGGTAACGAAAATGATATCACCGTTGGCCTGGATGCTAAAATTGGGGTCACCAATGATTTAACGCTGGATTTAACGGTTAACCCTGATTTTGGACAAGTTGAAGCTGATCCATCAGCAATAGCTTTGGATGGTTTTCAGATTTTCTTTAGGGAACAAAGGCCATTTTTTGTGGAGAACAAAAACATTTTTGATTTCAACGTTTCGGAATCTGAAGCAGGTAATACTTTTGGTTTTGATAATGTGTTCTATTCTAGACGTATAGGTCGCAGTCCTCAAGGTTCACCGGATACAGAAGATAATGAGTTTGTAGATCAGCCAGATAATACCCCAATTATTGGCGCAGCAAAGTTTAGTGGCAAAACAAAAAATGGATGGGCCTTAGGTGTGCTGGAAAGCGTGACTTCAAAAAGATATGCGACTATTAGTGCTGAGAATGGGAATCGCCGACGAGAAATGGTGGAACCTTTAACTAATTATTTTGTTGGGAGAGCTCAGAAAGATTTTAATGACAGAAACTCTTACTTAGGTGTAATTTTTACAGCTGCAAATAGAGATAATTTAACGGAAGAACTTAATTTTTTACATAAATCAGCCTACACGGGAGGTATTGATTTTAAACATCAATGGAATAACAGGGATTGGTATGTAGAAGGCAATGTTATTTTGAGTAGTGTTAACGGGAGTGAAGAGGCCATAAAAAATACGCAAGAGTCCATTACACACCTGTTTCAACGTGTGGGTGCTGATCATGTTGCACTGGATTCTACCAGGACTTCATTGACTGGAAGTGGAGGTAATGTTCAGATTGGTAAGATTGGTAATGGTCATTGGAAGTTTGAAACAGGGGGTACATGGCGGTCTCCGGAATTGGAATTAAACGATTTGGGTTTTCAACGACAAGCTGATGATATTAGACATTATACTTGGATTGGCTACCAAACACTAAAACCCGATAGTACATTTAGAAGAGTAGGTATAAATTACAATCACTGGAGTGCTTGGGATTTTAATGGTAACCATAATAGTTTACGGTTTAATACGAATAGCTGGCAAAACTGGAAAAACAATTGGTTTTCTAACTTTGGATTTAACTATGCACCTATTCAATATTCCAATTTTGCATTAAGAGGAGGTCCAAGATTGAGACAATCACAGGAAATAAGTTTTTGGAACAGCATTAGAACGGATAGTCGCAAAAAGCTTCGCTTTAATATATTTCATAGGGGACAAAAGGCAGTGGATAACTCATATAAGTCTTATTTTGTTGAAGCGGGGGTTACTTATCAGCCCATAAATGCAATACGTATTTCTGCATTTCCTTCCGTTAGAATCAATAATGACAGGTTACAGTTCATTGATAATTTTGATGATGTAAACGGTTCACCAAGATATCTTAATGGAGAAATTAATCAACGAACCTTGAGTATGTCATTTCGGTTAAACTACACTATCAATCCAAATTTGACCATTCAATATTGGGGACAACCCTTTATATCAAGAGGTCGATATTCCAATTTTAAACATGTTACTGATGCATCAGCAAAGCTGTTTGAAAATAGGTTTACAGGGTATAATGTTAATCAGCTTTCTTTGGTAGACGATACTTACTCGGTGGATGAAGATCTAAACGGAGTGGAAGATTTTAGTTTTGATGACCCAGATTTTTCCTTTGTTCAATTTCGTTCCAATTTGGTAATACGGTGGGAGTATATTCCGGGATCGGAAATTTTTCTGGTATGGTCTCAAGATGTATCGCAAGATGGTGACCCCTCCGCAGGATTGCTATCCAGTTTAGGAGATAACATTTTTGGTCAAAAGCCTCAAAATATCTTTTTACTAAAGGCTACGTATAGATTTGTGCTTTAG
- the rplM gene encoding 50S ribosomal protein L13 — MDTLSYKTISANKSTVDKQWLLVDAEGETLGRFASKVAKLLRGKHKPNFTPHVDCGDNVIVINAEKITMTGNKWEDKTYSRYTGYPGGQRSTTAQELLDKHPERIIEKSIKGMLPKNKLGAELFRNLKVYVGAEHGQEAQKPKAINLNDYK; from the coding sequence GTGGATACATTAAGTTATAAGACTATTTCTGCCAATAAATCTACCGTTGACAAGCAATGGTTATTAGTTGATGCTGAGGGAGAAACGTTAGGAAGGTTCGCGTCAAAAGTAGCCAAGCTACTTAGAGGGAAACATAAGCCAAATTTTACTCCTCATGTTGATTGTGGTGATAATGTAATAGTTATCAATGCTGAGAAAATCACCATGACAGGGAACAAGTGGGAAGATAAAACGTACTCAAGGTACACTGGTTATCCGGGTGGACAGCGTTCTACTACTGCTCAAGAATTATTGGACAAGCATCCGGAGAGAATTATTGAAAAATCTATTAAGGGAATGCTTCCAAAAAACAAACTAGGGGCTGAGTTGTTCAGAAACCTAAAAGTATATGTTGGTGCAGAGCACGGACAAGAAGCACAAAAACCAAAAGCAATAAACTTAAACGACTACAAATAA
- the rpsI gene encoding 30S ribosomal protein S9, with amino-acid sequence MEVVHKIGRRKTAVARVYVSEGKGNITINKRDLKDYFTTATLQYKVKQPFALTNTEDSYDVKVNVYGGGITGQAEAVRLALSRVMCEIDEENRTALKPEGLLTRDPRMVERKKFGQKKARKKFQFSKR; translated from the coding sequence ATGGAAGTGGTTCATAAGATTGGTAGAAGAAAAACAGCAGTAGCAAGAGTTTATGTTTCTGAAGGAAAAGGAAACATTACGATTAATAAAAGAGACTTAAAAGACTACTTTACAACAGCTACATTACAATATAAAGTGAAGCAACCTTTTGCATTGACCAATACTGAAGACAGTTACGATGTAAAAGTAAATGTATATGGAGGCGGAATCACAGGTCAGGCAGAAGCTGTTCGTTTAGCATTATCAAGAGTAATGTGCGAGATTGATGAAGAGAACAGAACTGCTCTTAAACCTGAAGGTTTGCTGACAAGAGACCCAAGAATGGTGGAAAGAAAGAAATTCGGTCAGAAGAAAGCCCGTAAGAAATTCCAGTTCTCTAAACGTTAA
- the rpsB gene encoding 30S ribosomal protein S2, giving the protein MASKIEVKDLLEAGVHFGHLTRKWNPNMSPYIYMERNGIHVINLYKTVAKLDEANEALKKIAASGRKILFVATKKQAKDIVAEKVSNVNMPYITERWPGGMLTNFVTIRKAVKKMAAIDRMKKDGTFKTLSKKERLQVDRLRAKLEKNLGSISDMTRLPGAIFIVDTMREHIAVKEAQKLNIPIFAIVDTNSDPRPVDYVIPANDDAGKSIEVIMTEVTNAVAEGLSERKNDKQEEAKDAPVADKAPAKAKEPAVAKEEAKPVAEKEEKAKEPIAAKEVAEPVAEKVEEVVEEVKAEPKAEEKKPKKAAKSKADDLTKVEGIGPKAAEALTNSGIATYGDLAKADPEKVKEILTEASSRMAHLDPTSWPKQAQMAADGKWDELKEWQDNTKGGVE; this is encoded by the coding sequence ATGGCAAGTAAAATTGAAGTTAAAGACTTACTAGAAGCAGGTGTGCATTTTGGACACCTAACAAGAAAATGGAATCCGAACATGTCTCCTTACATCTACATGGAGCGTAACGGAATTCACGTTATCAATCTCTACAAAACTGTAGCAAAACTTGATGAGGCCAATGAGGCACTTAAAAAGATTGCTGCATCCGGAAGAAAAATTCTTTTTGTAGCTACAAAGAAACAAGCTAAGGATATTGTTGCAGAAAAAGTATCCAACGTAAACATGCCCTATATTACTGAAAGATGGCCAGGTGGTATGTTGACCAACTTTGTTACCATTCGTAAAGCTGTTAAGAAAATGGCGGCTATTGATAGAATGAAGAAGGATGGCACGTTCAAAACACTTTCAAAAAAAGAAAGACTGCAAGTTGACCGTTTAAGAGCCAAATTAGAGAAGAACTTAGGTTCTATTTCTGATATGACTAGACTTCCTGGTGCTATTTTTATAGTGGATACCATGCGTGAGCACATTGCTGTAAAAGAAGCTCAAAAATTGAATATCCCAATTTTTGCAATAGTGGATACTAACTCTGATCCAAGACCAGTAGACTATGTAATTCCTGCAAATGATGATGCTGGAAAGTCTATTGAGGTGATAATGACAGAGGTGACCAATGCAGTAGCAGAAGGTCTATCTGAGCGAAAAAATGACAAACAAGAAGAGGCTAAAGATGCTCCAGTAGCAGATAAAGCTCCAGCAAAAGCGAAAGAACCTGCTGTTGCTAAAGAAGAAGCCAAACCTGTTGCAGAAAAAGAAGAAAAGGCGAAAGAGCCCATTGCAGCCAAAGAAGTAGCTGAGCCTGTTGCAGAAAAAGTGGAAGAAGTTGTTGAGGAAGTTAAGGCGGAGCCTAAAGCTGAGGAGAAAAAACCAAAGAAAGCCGCGAAGTCCAAAGCTGACGATTTAACTAAAGTTGAAGGTATCGGCCCTAAAGCTGCAGAAGCATTGACCAACAGTGGTATCGCCACCTATGGAGATCTTGCAAAAGCAGACCCAGAAAAGGTAAAAGAAATTTTGACAGAGGCTAGCTCAAGAATGGCTCATTTAGACCCAACATCTTGGCCAAAGCAAGCTCAAATGGCTGCTGATGGCAAATGGGATGAGTTAAAAGAATGGCAAGACAACACCAAAGGTGGTGTTGAATAA
- the tsf gene encoding translation elongation factor Ts translates to MAKITAAEVNKLRKATGAGMMDCKNALVEAEGDFDKAIEILRKKGQKIAAKRADRDSSEGAAIAKVNADKTVGVALVLGCETDFVGKNENFIALANELAEKALDYNTKEEFLASDFGGMTVTDKLIEQTGVIGEKLGITAFEKLEAPYVGSYVHINKIAALVGLSAAVDTADVLAKDVSMQVASMGATTLSYKDFDTEFVTAETEARIAVIEKDNIELGRLGKTLKNVPQYISMAQLTDEVMAKAEEDAKAQLKAEGKPEQIWDKILPGKMERFISDNTTLDQEQCLLDQNFIKDEKISVAKYVESHGDVSVTGFKRATVG, encoded by the coding sequence ATGGCAAAAATTACCGCCGCTGAAGTAAATAAATTAAGAAAAGCTACTGGAGCCGGAATGATGGATTGTAAAAATGCATTAGTTGAAGCTGAAGGTGACTTTGATAAAGCAATTGAGATTCTTCGCAAAAAAGGACAAAAGATAGCTGCCAAAAGAGCAGATAGGGATTCTTCTGAAGGTGCTGCAATAGCAAAAGTAAACGCTGATAAAACTGTTGGTGTCGCTTTAGTATTAGGCTGCGAAACAGATTTTGTTGGAAAGAACGAAAACTTTATCGCCCTAGCTAACGAATTGGCAGAAAAAGCTCTAGACTATAACACAAAAGAAGAATTTTTAGCTTCTGATTTTGGAGGAATGACCGTAACCGATAAGTTAATAGAACAAACCGGTGTTATTGGCGAAAAACTAGGTATTACCGCTTTTGAAAAATTGGAAGCTCCTTACGTTGGCAGTTATGTACACATTAACAAAATTGCTGCCCTAGTTGGCTTATCCGCTGCTGTGGACACTGCTGATGTTCTTGCAAAAGATGTTTCTATGCAAGTTGCTTCTATGGGTGCCACAACCTTGTCCTATAAAGATTTTGATACTGAATTTGTTACTGCTGAAACAGAGGCTAGAATTGCTGTAATTGAAAAAGACAATATCGAACTTGGACGTTTAGGAAAAACACTGAAAAACGTTCCACAGTATATTTCAATGGCTCAATTGACTGATGAAGTTATGGCCAAAGCCGAAGAAGATGCTAAAGCGCAATTAAAGGCCGAAGGAAAACCAGAACAGATTTGGGACAAAATTCTTCCAGGTAAAATGGAAAGATTTATTTCTGACAACACTACTCTGGATCAAGAACAATGTCTTTTAGATCAGAACTTCATTAAAGATGAGAAAATCAGTGTAGCAAAATACGTTGAGTCTCACGGAGATGTTTCAGTAACAGGTTTTAAACGTGCTACTGTAGGATAA
- a CDS encoding DUF4097 family beta strand repeat-containing protein yields the protein MKNARLITVLAALFVMCSVIAQEKSIDLFSVPLSNPSSRGKLVIDQISGSIHVEAYEGNEVVIKASFESEKRHYKEKNKHNGMKRIEGSSMAISAEEKNNVVQVINEQWNKVTNLEVKVPKNFSLKLSTVNDGNISVKGVNGEMEISNVNGEITLESVSGSASTDTVNGDITVYFNSITKDANMAFSSLNGDVDITFPSSLKADVKAKSDMGEIFTDFDMQIAANKPEVNKNNSSGTYKVKIEQWVRGKINGGGPEMLFKTFNGDILIKSK from the coding sequence ATGAAAAATGCAAGATTAATTACTGTGTTGGCAGCATTGTTTGTTATGTGCAGTGTGATTGCCCAAGAAAAAAGCATCGATTTGTTTTCGGTTCCTTTAAGTAACCCAAGTAGTCGAGGAAAGTTGGTCATAGATCAAATATCTGGTTCGATCCATGTTGAAGCTTATGAAGGTAATGAGGTGGTGATAAAAGCTTCCTTTGAAAGCGAAAAGAGGCATTATAAAGAAAAAAACAAGCACAATGGCATGAAGCGTATTGAAGGGTCTTCTATGGCCATAAGTGCTGAAGAAAAGAACAATGTTGTTCAAGTAATTAATGAGCAATGGAACAAAGTCACCAATTTAGAAGTAAAGGTTCCTAAGAACTTCTCCCTTAAGCTTTCTACAGTCAATGATGGAAATATTTCGGTAAAAGGTGTTAATGGAGAAATGGAAATAAGTAATGTCAATGGAGAAATTACGTTAGAATCGGTAAGTGGTTCAGCTTCTACGGATACTGTAAATGGGGATATTACGGTTTACTTCAATAGTATTACAAAAGATGCAAATATGGCCTTTAGTAGTTTAAATGGAGACGTGGATATTACTTTCCCAAGTTCTCTTAAAGCAGATGTAAAGGCGAAATCTGATATGGGGGAAATCTTCACTGATTTTGATATGCAAATAGCAGCCAACAAACCGGAGGTGAATAAAAACAATTCTTCAGGGACTTATAAAGTTAAGATAGAGCAATGGGTGAGGGGAAAGATTAATGGCGGCGGTCCAGAGATGCTGTTTAAGACTTTTAATGGTGATATTTTGATAAAGTCAAAATGA
- a CDS encoding DUF4097 family beta strand repeat-containing protein has product MKHLIFMVCLSSVVGIQCTKAQQEKFTEQIKKEIPFSNSTENTLVIKNVFGSILVEGYNGSQIVLEVEKTITADNTSGLELGKQELELKVIQEANRVVFHPDAPYIQFDKDNLRYNWCNNYEEPQYGHKLNFKVKVPHSIKIDVSTVNDGEVLVENTKGNTVIAENINGGITLTNITGKTWVDCINGGVNISYSSNPKSSSRYYSLNGDINISYQKALSANISFKSMNGEMFTDFDINKQFMQADKKTGNENRAKYKYEAKPIVQIGDGKVDFDFETLNGNVFIKKI; this is encoded by the coding sequence ATGAAGCATTTAATTTTTATGGTGTGCCTATCCTCGGTTGTGGGGATACAGTGCACAAAAGCGCAACAAGAAAAGTTTACAGAACAAATCAAAAAAGAAATTCCATTTTCCAACAGCACCGAAAATACTTTGGTTATTAAAAATGTCTTTGGTTCAATATTGGTTGAAGGATATAATGGAAGTCAAATTGTTTTGGAGGTTGAAAAAACAATAACTGCTGATAATACTTCAGGTTTAGAGTTGGGGAAGCAGGAGCTAGAGCTCAAAGTTATTCAAGAGGCAAATAGGGTGGTGTTTCATCCAGATGCACCATACATACAATTTGACAAGGATAATCTTAGATATAATTGGTGTAATAATTATGAAGAACCCCAATATGGGCATAAATTGAACTTTAAGGTAAAGGTTCCCCATTCAATTAAAATTGATGTTAGTACTGTAAATGATGGAGAGGTTTTAGTGGAAAACACAAAAGGTAATACGGTAATTGCTGAAAACATAAATGGCGGAATCACTTTGACCAATATAACTGGTAAAACTTGGGTGGACTGTATTAATGGAGGAGTAAATATTTCATATTCCAGCAACCCTAAAAGCTCATCTAGATATTATTCTTTAAACGGGGATATCAATATTTCATATCAAAAAGCACTTTCAGCCAATATTTCATTTAAAAGCATGAATGGCGAAATGTTCACTGATTTTGATATTAACAAACAATTTATGCAAGCTGATAAAAAGACAGGTAATGAAAATAGAGCAAAATATAAATACGAAGCCAAACCAATAGTTCAGATTGGAGATGGCAAGGTGGATTTTGATTTTGAAACACTAAACGGAAATGTATTCATCAAAAAAATATAG
- a CDS encoding HEAT repeat domain-containing protein, which yields MMNKEKFETQAIDYMSGIMSEDEKRNFEKFLEENSEYTDQFDELASTWKMMNKLDAPEPSPKMDETFFEMLSSEVEKTNSKNGWETLMEGLMMIFKPQLAYGILLLGIGLGIGYYMNSSDNTNSVKNIVSNEETEDVRQKLVLTLLEQPSANQRLQGVSEANKFEDVDEMVIKALLQTLNNDSNVNVRLAAIESLTNYVDKPLVRQGLVKSIPNQESPILQVTLANLMVALQEKASVEPFKQLLKEKQLDTTVQKKIENSIESII from the coding sequence ATGATGAACAAGGAAAAGTTTGAAACGCAGGCTATAGATTATATGTCTGGAATAATGTCTGAGGATGAGAAAAGGAATTTTGAAAAGTTTCTTGAGGAGAACTCAGAGTATACAGACCAATTTGATGAATTGGCAAGTACATGGAAAATGATGAATAAGTTGGATGCTCCAGAACCTTCCCCAAAAATGGATGAAACTTTCTTTGAGATGCTTTCCAGCGAGGTTGAAAAAACGAATAGCAAAAATGGTTGGGAAACTCTTATGGAAGGGTTGATGATGATTTTTAAGCCACAATTGGCCTATGGCATTTTATTGTTGGGAATAGGGTTGGGAATAGGATATTATATGAACTCTTCGGACAATACAAATTCAGTTAAGAACATAGTATCCAATGAAGAAACCGAAGATGTAAGACAAAAACTGGTTTTGACTCTTCTGGAGCAACCATCTGCAAATCAAAGATTGCAAGGTGTAAGTGAAGCAAATAAATTTGAAGATGTAGATGAAATGGTAATTAAGGCATTATTGCAAACACTGAACAACGATTCTAATGTAAATGTAAGATTGGCGGCCATAGAATCTTTAACAAATTATGTGGATAAACCTTTGGTTAGACAAGGGTTGGTGAAATCCATTCCAAATCAAGAGTCTCCAATTTTACAGGTAACATTGGCAAACTTAATGGTCGCATTACAAGAAAAGGCCTCGGTTGAACCTTTTAAGCAGTTATTAAAGGAAAAACAATTGGACACCACAGTGCAGAAAAAAATAGAGAATTCTATAGAATCAATAATCTAG
- a CDS encoding RNA polymerase sigma factor, giving the protein MQNLTDNGLMLKVKNGDLDKLGLLYERHKKRLFGFFYNLGNNPSVSEDLVQNVFIRILKYRKSYIGEGSFTAWMFRMARNVNYDYHIKSSKEKISTGISPEDVRAETDDHINEEIEKKGNNVLLKQALAKLPEEKRELLILSKYRELKFSEIAQIVGCTENAAKVRVHRALKDLRTIFSQLEIA; this is encoded by the coding sequence TTGCAAAACCTAACTGATAACGGCTTAATGCTAAAAGTGAAAAATGGGGACTTGGATAAATTGGGCCTGCTGTATGAGCGACACAAAAAAAGGTTGTTTGGTTTCTTTTACAATTTGGGGAATAACCCTTCGGTGAGCGAGGATTTGGTTCAAAATGTATTCATTAGAATTTTAAAGTATAGGAAATCATATATAGGAGAGGGGTCGTTTACAGCATGGATGTTTAGAATGGCAAGAAATGTAAATTACGATTATCATATAAAAAGTTCGAAAGAGAAGATATCCACTGGTATTTCTCCGGAGGATGTAAGGGCGGAAACCGATGATCATATTAATGAAGAAATTGAAAAGAAGGGAAATAATGTTTTGCTAAAACAGGCTTTGGCCAAGCTGCCAGAGGAAAAACGAGAGTTATTAATTCTGAGTAAATATAGAGAGTTGAAGTTCAGTGAAATAGCCCAGATCGTTGGGTGTACAGAGAACGCGGCCAAAGTACGAGTGCATAGGGCGCTTAAGGATTTAAGGACAATTTTTTCACAATTGGAAATTGCATAG
- the pyrH gene encoding UMP kinase, with translation MQYKRILLKLSGEALMGEQQYGIDPERLSEYAEDIKAVIAKGIEVAIVIGGGNIFRGLSGASQGMDRVQGDHMGMLATVINGLALQSALELQGVETRLQSAIKINEVAEPFIRRRAIRHLEKGRVVIFGGGTGNPYFTTDSAAVLRAIEIKADVILKGTRVDGIYTSDPEKDKNATKFDSISFTDVLSKGLKVMDTTAFTLSQENELPIVVFDMNTRGNLMKIVSGENIGTVVNV, from the coding sequence ATGCAATACAAGAGAATTCTTTTAAAACTTAGCGGCGAAGCCTTAATGGGCGAACAACAATACGGTATAGATCCAGAGCGGCTATCAGAATACGCTGAAGATATTAAAGCTGTGATCGCAAAGGGAATTGAAGTAGCCATAGTAATTGGGGGAGGAAACATTTTTAGAGGACTTTCTGGTGCTAGCCAAGGAATGGATCGTGTGCAGGGCGATCATATGGGTATGCTGGCAACTGTCATAAATGGGCTAGCTTTACAAAGCGCCTTAGAACTTCAAGGAGTGGAGACCAGACTTCAATCAGCCATAAAAATCAATGAAGTAGCGGAACCTTTTATAAGAAGAAGAGCCATACGTCATTTAGAAAAAGGAAGAGTTGTTATTTTCGGCGGTGGAACTGGCAACCCATACTTCACTACAGATTCTGCAGCAGTTTTAAGAGCAATAGAAATAAAAGCAGATGTTATCCTAAAAGGAACTCGAGTAGATGGTATCTACACATCGGATCCAGAGAAGGATAAAAATGCTACTAAATTCGATAGCATATCTTTTACTGATGTCCTATCCAAAGGTCTAAAAGTGATGGACACAACAGCTTTTACATTAAGTCAAGAAAACGAACTTCCTATTGTGGTCTTTGATATGAACACAAGAGGCAACCTTATGAAAATAGTTTCTGGAGAAAATATTGGAACCGTAGTGAATGTTTAA